A portion of the Juglans microcarpa x Juglans regia isolate MS1-56 chromosome 1D, Jm3101_v1.0, whole genome shotgun sequence genome contains these proteins:
- the LOC121243158 gene encoding protein FAR1-RELATED SEQUENCE 5-like, whose product MNAFFDGYVHAKTNLKEFVDQYDNALKKKIENENCADFQSFNVTILCISRSPIEKRYQDLYTNPKFREVQHQLTDIIDLDPVLLKADATVMIYLVKDEVHVEDFTKLVTYSVDFSEDDAVAKCSCGLFEMRGIMCRHIFAVFKCNGIKTIPDRYTLD is encoded by the coding sequence atgaatgccTTCTTTGATGGTTATGTTCATGCTaagacaaacttgaaagagtttGTCGATCAATATGATAATGCCTtgaaaaagaagattgagaacgAAAATTGCGCGGACTtccaatcatttaatgtcacaattCTCTGCATCTCTAGATCTCCAATTGAAAAGAGATATCAAGATTTGTACACAAATCCTAAATTCAGGGAAGTTCAACACCAACTTACTGACATTATCGACTTAGACCCAGTTTTACTTAAGGCGGATGCTACAGTCATGATCTATCTGGTAAAGGATGAAGTTCATGTCGAAGATTTCACTAAGCTAGTTACATATTCAGTGGATTTTAGTGAGGACGATGCAGTCGCCAAGTGTTCTTGTGGTTTATTTGAAATGAGGGGGATAATGTGCCGGCACATCTTCGCCGTCTTCAAATGTAATGGGATTAAGACAATACCAGATAGGTACACTTTGGATTGA